Proteins co-encoded in one Metabacillus sp. KUDC1714 genomic window:
- the araD gene encoding L-ribulose-5-phosphate 4-epimerase produces MLEALKQQVLEANLLLPKYQMVTFTWGNVSGIDREKGLVVIKPSGIPYDELKVEDLVVVNQEGEIVDGDMRPSSDTATHLALYKAFPTIGGVVHTHSPWATSWAQAGRSIPALGTTHADYYYGEIPCTRTLTKDEITRAYELETGNVIIETFETGGIDPVAMPGVLVSGHAPFCWGKDAMQAVHNAVVLEEVAKMALHTYQLNPGIDPIDQFLLDKHYLRKHGANAYYGQKDSKVNQ; encoded by the coding sequence ATGCTTGAAGCTTTAAAACAACAAGTACTTGAAGCAAATTTACTTTTACCTAAGTATCAAATGGTAACGTTTACGTGGGGAAATGTAAGTGGCATTGATCGTGAAAAAGGTCTTGTCGTCATAAAACCGAGTGGTATTCCTTACGATGAGCTTAAAGTAGAAGATTTGGTAGTTGTGAATCAAGAAGGAGAAATTGTCGATGGTGACATGCGTCCTTCTTCAGATACTGCAACACATCTAGCACTCTATAAAGCATTTCCTACAATTGGTGGAGTTGTTCATACACATTCACCTTGGGCAACAAGTTGGGCACAGGCAGGCCGCTCCATTCCAGCGTTAGGAACAACACATGCAGATTATTATTATGGAGAAATCCCTTGTACAAGAACATTAACAAAGGATGAAATTACACGTGCATATGAGCTAGAAACAGGAAATGTCATTATTGAAACCTTTGAAACAGGTGGAATTGACCCAGTAGCGATGCCGGGTGTATTAGTTTCAGGACATGCACCATTTTGTTGGGGAAAAGATGCTATGCAAGCGGTGCACAATGCTGTTGTGTTAGAGGAAGTAGCAAAAATGGCCTTACACACATATCAATTGAATCCTGGAATTGATCCAATTGATCAATTCTTACTAGATAAGCATTATCTACGCAAGCATGGTGCAAATGCGTATTATGGTCAAAAAGATTCAAAAGTAAATCAATAA
- the araB gene encoding ribulokinase: MAKYSIGVDYGTQSGRAVLVEIGTGKEIATAVKPYTHGVMDEFLPNGKTKLENDWALQHPTDYIEVLETTIPDVLNQAKISADDVIGIGIDFTACTVLPINTYGTPLCLTEEFKDHPHSFVKLWKHHAAQDEANRLNEIAEARGEKFLQRYGGKISSEWLVPKLWQILNEAPEIYAATDQFVEATDWVIYQLTGDLKRNSCTAGYKAIWHKQDGYPSQEFFKALDDRLENVIEEKLASEIVPIGSKAGELTEQAAKLIGLNPGTAVAIANVDAHVAVPAVGITEPGKLLMIMGTSTCHILLGDEEKVVPGMCGVVEDGVIPGLMGYEAGQSCVGDHFEWFTENCVPASYYEEAEAKGVNIHVLLTEKAAQLQVGESGLIALDWWNGNRSTLVDADLTGVLLGATLLTKPEEIYRALIEATAYGTRTIVEAFRNSGVPINEVYACGGIAEKNALMMQIYSDVLKMDIKISASSQTPALGSAMFGAVAAGKERGGYDDIKDAAKEMARLKDDIYQPKQQNAQIYDQLFTEYARLYDYFGRGENNVMKNLKKIKKASVSQAKTEITQ, from the coding sequence ATGGCTAAATATTCGATTGGTGTTGATTATGGTACACAATCCGGAAGAGCAGTACTGGTTGAAATAGGTACTGGTAAAGAAATTGCAACTGCGGTGAAACCGTATACACATGGAGTAATGGATGAATTTTTACCGAATGGCAAAACAAAGCTTGAAAACGACTGGGCCCTGCAACATCCAACTGATTATATAGAAGTGTTGGAGACAACAATTCCAGATGTTCTAAATCAAGCAAAAATTTCTGCTGATGATGTGATTGGAATTGGAATTGATTTTACAGCATGTACAGTTTTACCAATTAACACGTATGGAACACCTTTATGTTTGACAGAAGAATTTAAGGATCACCCACATAGTTTTGTAAAGCTGTGGAAACATCATGCAGCACAAGATGAAGCAAATCGTTTAAATGAAATCGCTGAAGCAAGAGGCGAAAAATTCCTGCAAAGATATGGTGGGAAAATTTCCTCTGAGTGGTTAGTACCAAAGCTTTGGCAGATTTTAAATGAAGCACCTGAAATATATGCAGCAACAGATCAATTCGTTGAGGCTACTGATTGGGTTATTTATCAATTAACTGGTGATTTGAAAAGAAATAGCTGTACAGCTGGATATAAAGCAATCTGGCATAAGCAAGACGGATATCCATCTCAAGAATTCTTTAAAGCACTTGATGATCGTTTAGAAAATGTAATTGAAGAAAAATTAGCTAGTGAGATTGTTCCGATTGGATCGAAAGCAGGAGAGCTTACAGAACAAGCGGCAAAATTAATCGGTCTTAATCCAGGAACAGCAGTTGCCATTGCAAACGTTGATGCACATGTTGCTGTACCAGCTGTTGGGATCACTGAGCCTGGTAAACTATTAATGATTATGGGAACAAGTACATGTCATATTTTACTAGGTGATGAGGAGAAGGTTGTTCCGGGTATGTGTGGAGTTGTTGAAGATGGCGTAATTCCTGGGTTAATGGGCTATGAAGCAGGTCAGTCCTGTGTAGGGGATCACTTTGAATGGTTTACTGAAAATTGTGTTCCTGCAAGCTATTATGAGGAAGCCGAAGCAAAGGGCGTTAACATTCACGTGTTATTAACGGAAAAAGCAGCTCAGCTTCAAGTAGGTGAAAGCGGTTTAATTGCATTAGACTGGTGGAATGGTAACCGTTCAACACTGGTTGATGCCGATTTAACAGGTGTTTTATTAGGGGCAACCTTGCTTACAAAGCCTGAAGAAATCTATCGCGCTCTTATCGAAGCTACTGCATATGGAACACGTACAATTGTTGAAGCTTTTAGAAATAGCGGTGTTCCAATAAATGAAGTATATGCATGTGGTGGTATTGCTGAGAAAAATGCACTAATGATGCAAATTTACTCTGACGTATTAAAAATGGACATTAAAATATCTGCATCATCTCAAACACCAGCATTGGGATCAGCAATGTTTGGAGCTGTTGCTGCTGGGAAAGAGCGCGGTGGATATGATGATATAAAAGACGCTGCAAAAGAAATGGCTAGATTAAAAGACGATATTTATCAACCAAAACAACAAAATGCGCAAATTTATGATCAGTTGTTTACGGAATACGCACGTCTGTACGATTACTTTGGCCGTGGTGAAAACAACGTAATGAAGAACTTGAAAAAAATCAAGAAAGCAAGCGTATCTCAAGCTAAAACTGAAATTACACAATAA
- a CDS encoding DUF6171 family protein — MATNVCKSCTRNVIIKKQEIDQILSKSKVHESQMVSNELFEQRMTLCKSCPSLIYGTTCTHSGCLVEYRAKFSIKRCPNPSGSRW, encoded by the coding sequence ATGGCTACCAATGTTTGTAAAAGTTGTACAAGAAACGTCATCATAAAAAAACAAGAAATTGATCAAATCCTTTCAAAAAGCAAGGTACATGAAAGCCAAATGGTTTCAAATGAATTGTTTGAACAAAGAATGACTTTATGTAAGTCTTGTCCATCTTTAATTTATGGTACAACATGCACGCATAGTGGATGCCTTGTAGAATACAGAGCGAAGTTTTCAATTAAGAGATGTCCAAATCCAAGTGGATCTAGATGGTAA
- a CDS encoding alpha-N-arabinofuranosidase: protein MKNSIVINADVEKGTINRNIYGHFAEHLGRCIYEGIWVGEDSPIPNTKGIRNDVLEALKQINIPVLRWPGGCFADEYHWKDGIGPRSERKRMVNTHWGGVVENNHFGTHEFMLLCELLDCEPYICGNVGSGTVQEMSEWVEYMTFDGESPMANWRGENGRQEPWNVKYFGVGNENWGCGGNMRPEYYADLYRRYQTYVRNYGDNKIYKIAGGANVDDYNWTEVLMREAGRLMDGLSLHYYTIPGEFWTGKGSATNFPEDEWFITMQKALHMDELITKHGTIMDKYDPEKRVGMIIDEWGTWFDVEQGTNPGFLYQQNTIRDALVAAVHFHIFQKHSDRVQMTNIAQTVNVLQAMVLTEGDKMILTPTYHVFDMYKVHQDATLLSVDATVGSYKYNDQEVPQVTVSASKDKDGKVNISLCNIDHKESASLSIQLRGIAEQISSLTGTILTADTIDAHNTFEQPEVVIPTEFTQASIENDQLDVTLPPMSVVLLTIG, encoded by the coding sequence ATGAAAAATTCAATCGTTATTAATGCAGATGTAGAAAAAGGAACGATAAACCGTAATATATATGGTCATTTTGCAGAACATTTAGGTCGGTGTATTTATGAAGGGATTTGGGTTGGAGAAGATTCACCGATTCCAAATACTAAAGGAATACGAAATGATGTTTTGGAAGCACTAAAACAAATTAACATTCCAGTGCTTCGTTGGCCTGGTGGCTGTTTTGCCGATGAATATCACTGGAAGGATGGAATCGGTCCTAGAAGTGAACGTAAACGTATGGTTAACACTCACTGGGGTGGTGTGGTTGAAAATAACCATTTTGGAACACATGAATTCATGCTGTTATGTGAATTGCTAGATTGTGAACCATATATTTGTGGAAACGTAGGTAGTGGTACTGTTCAAGAAATGTCTGAATGGGTAGAGTATATGACATTCGATGGTGAATCTCCAATGGCAAACTGGCGTGGAGAAAATGGTAGACAAGAGCCTTGGAATGTAAAATATTTTGGTGTAGGTAATGAGAACTGGGGTTGTGGTGGGAATATGCGCCCTGAGTATTACGCTGACCTTTACCGCCGTTATCAAACATATGTAAGAAACTATGGTGATAATAAAATCTATAAAATTGCTGGTGGAGCAAATGTAGATGATTATAATTGGACAGAGGTATTAATGCGGGAAGCTGGTCGTCTAATGGATGGCTTAAGCCTGCACTATTATACAATTCCAGGTGAATTCTGGACAGGAAAGGGCTCCGCAACTAACTTCCCTGAAGATGAATGGTTCATTACGATGCAAAAAGCACTTCATATGGACGAATTAATTACGAAACACGGTACAATCATGGATAAATATGATCCAGAAAAACGTGTTGGGATGATTATCGATGAATGGGGAACATGGTTTGATGTTGAACAAGGAACAAATCCAGGATTCCTTTATCAGCAAAATACCATTCGTGATGCATTAGTTGCTGCAGTTCACTTCCATATCTTCCAAAAGCATAGTGATCGCGTCCAAATGACAAATATTGCGCAAACTGTAAACGTTCTACAAGCAATGGTGTTAACTGAAGGGGATAAAATGATTCTGACACCGACCTATCATGTGTTCGATATGTACAAGGTTCATCAGGATGCAACACTTCTATCAGTTGACGCTACAGTTGGTAGCTATAAATACAATGACCAGGAAGTGCCACAAGTAACGGTTTCAGCATCTAAAGATAAAGATGGAAAAGTAAATATTAGCTTATGTAATATCGATCACAAGGAATCTGCATCATTATCAATTCAGCTTCGTGGAATTGCTGAGCAAATTTCAAGCCTAACAGGTACAATCCTTACAGCTGATACGATTGATGCTCACAATACATTCGAGCAACCAGAAGTGGTTATACCAACTGAGTTTACTCAAGCTTCAATTGAAAATGACCAATTAGATGTTACTTTACCGCCAATGTCAGTAGTTTTGTTAACAATTGGATAA
- a CDS encoding VanW family protein: MKIMLMLLFLAIYPSNQTDDISLTFQGEKVNVINRSEYALPPFDKSMINQKKYNQLIESLETEIYKEPINASFDKNGSLISEQMGHALNREKFREVFYTKFYKNGATSMEIPIKTLYPKVDSELLASISTKRISLYITYFNSRNKERTHNIFLASEAINNFVVFPGETFSFNNVVGKRTIEKGYLSAPIIVKGELAEGVGGGICQVSSTLFNAVDKAGVKIIERYSHSRRVPYVPPNRDATVSWYGPDFTFQNRHTQPLLIRSKVVGGQLIIVILSSDTFEHYKREVPSAPHELPKEIHTSGDNF, translated from the coding sequence ATGAAAATAATGTTAATGTTACTTTTTCTAGCCATATATCCGAGCAATCAAACTGATGACATATCATTAACTTTTCAAGGTGAAAAAGTGAACGTCATAAATCGCTCAGAATATGCTCTACCTCCCTTTGATAAATCAATGATTAATCAGAAGAAATATAACCAGCTTATTGAATCACTTGAAACAGAAATTTATAAAGAACCCATTAATGCATCTTTTGACAAAAACGGATCCTTAATTAGTGAACAAATGGGACATGCGCTTAACCGAGAAAAATTTAGAGAAGTGTTTTATACAAAGTTTTATAAAAATGGTGCTACTTCAATGGAAATTCCAATCAAAACCCTTTATCCAAAGGTTGATAGTGAGTTGCTAGCAAGCATTAGTACGAAACGAATAAGCCTATATATTACCTATTTTAATAGTAGAAATAAAGAACGCACACATAATATTTTTTTAGCATCAGAAGCAATAAATAACTTTGTTGTTTTTCCAGGAGAAACATTTTCATTCAATAATGTTGTCGGTAAACGAACCATTGAGAAAGGATATTTATCTGCACCGATTATTGTAAAGGGCGAACTAGCTGAAGGAGTCGGAGGAGGTATTTGCCAAGTTTCCTCCACCCTTTTTAATGCAGTAGACAAAGCAGGAGTAAAAATCATTGAACGCTATTCCCATAGTAGGAGGGTTCCTTATGTTCCTCCAAATCGAGATGCAACAGTAAGCTGGTACGGACCGGATTTCACTTTTCAAAATCGCCACACCCAACCTCTTCTCATTCGTTCTAAAGTAGTTGGCGGCCAATTAATTATTGTGATTCTTTCCTCCGATACGTTTGAACATTATAAAAGAGAAGTTCCAAGTGCACCACATGAGTTACCAAAAGAGATACATACTAGTGGTGATAACTTCTAA
- a CDS encoding ROK family transcriptional regulator translates to MKTITWNQQVVKKNNTSLVFRTVTQQEPISRADIAQASGLNKATVSSLVNELLDKQLVYESGPGESSGGRRPVLLHYNHAAGYSIGIDVGVNYILGVVTDLKGKIIAEHHVNMKNSSFEFVMEQVKATIQTLMKDLPNSPYGVVGIGIGIPGIVDKQGKVLLAPNLGWKNCDIKQPIEKEFELPVIIENEANAGAYGEKQFGVGKKSNDIIYVSAGIGIGVGLILNNNLYQGLSGFSGEMGHMVIQMNGAPCSCGSKGCWEAYASEHALLNKAGVEKDATLELLIELATKNDVNAIELFKEIGQYLGYGINNIINTFNPEQIIIGNRLAMAKEWIEQPLLDIVYSHALSFQQKDLQINFSEHSTHSAALGVAAFTAESFINRELKEY, encoded by the coding sequence TTGAAAACAATTACTTGGAATCAACAAGTAGTCAAGAAAAACAATACATCTCTTGTCTTTCGTACTGTTACTCAACAAGAACCGATTTCAAGAGCTGATATTGCACAAGCATCAGGTTTAAATAAAGCAACCGTTTCCTCCCTAGTCAATGAATTGCTAGATAAACAACTTGTATATGAATCTGGTCCAGGGGAATCAAGTGGTGGTCGCCGTCCTGTCCTCTTACATTACAATCATGCTGCTGGCTATTCAATCGGGATTGATGTGGGTGTAAATTACATTTTAGGGGTTGTAACAGATCTAAAAGGAAAAATCATAGCTGAACATCATGTAAATATGAAAAATTCTTCTTTCGAATTTGTTATGGAACAAGTAAAAGCTACAATTCAAACTTTAATGAAGGATCTCCCAAACAGTCCTTACGGAGTTGTTGGAATTGGCATAGGAATACCAGGTATTGTTGATAAGCAAGGAAAAGTATTACTTGCCCCAAATTTAGGCTGGAAAAACTGTGATATTAAACAGCCTATTGAAAAAGAATTCGAGCTTCCAGTTATCATAGAAAATGAAGCAAACGCTGGTGCATACGGTGAAAAACAATTCGGGGTTGGCAAAAAGTCCAACGATATAATTTATGTAAGCGCAGGTATCGGAATTGGTGTAGGATTAATTTTAAATAATAATTTGTACCAAGGTTTAAGTGGGTTTTCTGGTGAGATGGGCCATATGGTCATTCAAATGAATGGTGCACCTTGCAGCTGTGGCAGCAAAGGTTGTTGGGAAGCATATGCATCTGAACATGCGCTTCTTAACAAAGCCGGAGTAGAAAAGGATGCTACCCTTGAATTATTGATAGAATTAGCCACAAAAAATGATGTAAATGCAATTGAGTTATTCAAAGAAATCGGACAATATTTAGGTTATGGTATTAACAATATCATCAATACCTTTAATCCTGAACAAATCATCATCGGAAATCGTCTAGCAATGGCAAAAGAATGGATTGAGCAACCGCTATTAGATATCGTGTATTCTCATGCTCTTTCCTTTCAACAAAAGGACTTACAAATAAATTTCTCAGAGCATTCAACCCATTCAGCTGCTTTAGGAGTAGCCGCATTTACTGCTGAGAGCTTTATTAATCGAGAATTAAAAGAATATTAA
- a CDS encoding arabinan endo-1,5-alpha-L-arabinosidase produces the protein MIYPKEPIKYNLYDEEIANQEERWTIHNVHDPALIKDGDTYYVFSTDAKVGGEPTGGIQIRKSKDLIEWQWVGHAFEEIPEEAFAWTGAKGLWAPDVAKYGDTYYLYYAASQFGRNQSFIGVATSKHIEGPWTDQGEVFKTEHGIDTPNAIDPNITFDEEGTPWMVYGSFFGGIYLSKIDPTTGKLVEPDEGELIARRPHSVEAAVEGPYIVFHPELKKYYLFVSYDSLFRDYNIRVARADRIEGPYLDFNGNVMTNLEIHPNETGIKVLGGYKFGQTEGWIGPGHNSVLKDGEQYFICHHARGERTEKHHALHIRKIVWTEDGWPLVSPERYAGEQERAIDQEAVAGKWEVILLDKHENNQVSSSSFELLANGKIANDEKGYWRHLNNNLYEFFISHYKLKRDVIILPAWDWSNWNPTLVFTGKDESGQVMIGKRIDK, from the coding sequence ATGATTTATCCAAAAGAACCAATTAAATATAACTTGTATGATGAAGAGATAGCCAATCAAGAAGAACGATGGACGATTCATAATGTACATGATCCAGCTCTCATTAAAGATGGAGATACTTACTATGTCTTTTCGACAGATGCCAAGGTTGGTGGTGAACCTACAGGTGGTATCCAAATTAGAAAATCGAAGGATTTAATTGAATGGCAATGGGTAGGACATGCTTTTGAGGAAATCCCAGAGGAAGCATTTGCCTGGACGGGTGCAAAAGGATTGTGGGCACCAGATGTAGCAAAATACGGTGATACCTACTATTTGTACTATGCAGCCTCACAATTTGGCAGAAATCAATCGTTTATTGGGGTAGCTACAAGCAAGCATATTGAAGGACCTTGGACAGATCAGGGCGAGGTTTTCAAAACAGAACATGGTATAGACACACCGAATGCGATCGATCCGAATATTACCTTTGACGAAGAAGGGACACCTTGGATGGTTTACGGTTCTTTTTTTGGAGGGATTTATCTTTCTAAAATTGACCCAACAACGGGAAAGTTAGTTGAACCAGACGAGGGGGAATTAATTGCTAGGCGACCACATAGTGTTGAAGCAGCAGTAGAAGGTCCATATATCGTCTTCCATCCAGAGTTGAAAAAATACTATTTATTTGTTTCTTATGATTCACTTTTTAGAGACTATAATATTCGCGTCGCACGGGCTGATCGAATTGAGGGTCCATATCTCGATTTTAACGGGAATGTGATGACAAATCTAGAAATCCATCCAAATGAAACAGGTATAAAAGTACTTGGTGGTTATAAGTTTGGTCAAACAGAAGGATGGATCGGACCAGGCCATAATTCTGTATTGAAAGATGGAGAGCAATATTTCATATGCCATCATGCAAGAGGTGAGAGAACGGAAAAACATCACGCTTTACATATAAGAAAAATTGTTTGGACGGAAGACGGGTGGCCGCTTGTATCACCTGAGCGTTATGCAGGAGAACAAGAGCGGGCTATCGATCAGGAGGCTGTTGCAGGAAAGTGGGAAGTTATTTTATTAGATAAGCATGAAAATAATCAAGTCTCGTCCAGTTCCTTTGAATTACTTGCAAATGGAAAAATTGCTAATGATGAAAAAGGATATTGGAGGCATCTAAACAATAATCTATACGAGTTTTTTATTAGTCATTATAAACTCAAAAGAGACGTGATTATTTTACCGGCATGGGATTGGAGCAACTGGAATCCAACTCTTGTTTTTACAGGTAAGGATGAAAGCGGACAAGTAATGATCGGTAAAAGGATAGATAAGTAA
- the xylB gene encoding xylulokinase — translation MKYVIGIDLGTSAVKILLMDQEGNVAQEVSKSYPLIHEKSGYSEQEPEQWVEKTREGLSELVTEFKGNVEDIEGISFSGQMHGLVLLDESNNVLRNAILWNDVRTTPQCKQIYDVVGQERLLAITKNPALEGFTLPKILWVKEHEPEIFEKSTVFMLPKDYLRFRMTGQIHSEYSDAAGTLLLNVGEKQWSTEICDQFNIKHELCPPLVESHECVGTITEEYASLTGLSPATKVFAGGADNACGAIGSGILSEGNTLCSVGTSGVVLSYEERNDRDFEGKVHYFNHGKQDAFYTMGVTLAAGYSLSWFKDVFAENDSFEALLDGIEHIPVGANGLLFTPYLVGERTPHADPKIRASFIGMEGSHTKKDFVRAVLEGITFSLHESIEIFRASGKTIDTITSIGGGAKNDTWLQIQADIFDAKIIKLKSEQGPGIGAAILAAFGAGWSNSLQEIADLFIQPATTYEPIPENVEKYQKLFTLYKGVYQQTKELNEGLAAFRK, via the coding sequence ATGAAGTATGTTATCGGGATTGATTTAGGCACAAGTGCTGTTAAAATTTTATTAATGGACCAAGAGGGAAATGTTGCTCAGGAAGTTTCAAAATCCTATCCATTGATCCATGAGAAGTCTGGGTATAGTGAACAAGAACCAGAACAATGGGTTGAAAAGACACGTGAAGGGCTTTCTGAGCTTGTGACTGAATTTAAAGGTAATGTGGAAGATATCGAAGGGATAAGCTTCTCAGGGCAAATGCACGGACTTGTACTTTTAGATGAATCAAATAATGTATTACGAAATGCAATTCTTTGGAATGATGTAAGAACAACACCACAATGTAAACAAATTTATGATGTTGTTGGTCAGGAACGCTTACTTGCTATTACAAAAAATCCTGCATTAGAGGGATTTACGCTTCCTAAGATTTTATGGGTGAAAGAACATGAACCAGAAATCTTCGAAAAATCTACTGTGTTCATGCTTCCAAAGGATTACTTACGCTTCAGGATGACGGGACAAATCCATAGTGAATACTCTGATGCAGCTGGAACATTATTATTAAATGTTGGGGAAAAGCAATGGAGCACTGAAATATGTGATCAATTCAATATTAAGCATGAGCTTTGTCCACCACTTGTTGAATCACATGAATGTGTAGGGACAATCACAGAAGAATATGCTAGTCTAACAGGACTTTCTCCAGCTACCAAGGTTTTTGCTGGTGGAGCTGATAATGCGTGTGGTGCAATCGGTTCAGGAATTTTATCTGAAGGAAATACGCTTTGCAGTGTTGGAACTTCTGGTGTTGTACTATCGTATGAAGAGAGAAATGATCGTGATTTTGAGGGGAAGGTTCATTACTTTAACCACGGTAAACAAGATGCATTTTACACAATGGGTGTTACGCTTGCAGCTGGATACAGCTTAAGCTGGTTTAAAGATGTGTTTGCTGAAAATGACTCTTTCGAAGCATTATTAGACGGTATTGAACACATTCCAGTTGGGGCAAACGGGTTATTATTCACACCATATTTAGTTGGTGAAAGAACGCCACATGCTGATCCAAAAATTCGTGCGAGCTTCATAGGTATGGAAGGCTCACATACAAAGAAGGATTTTGTTCGTGCAGTGTTAGAAGGAATTACGTTCTCTTTACATGAATCAATTGAGATTTTCCGTGCGAGTGGAAAAACAATTGACACGATTACTTCAATTGGAGGCGGAGCTAAAAATGATACATGGCTGCAAATTCAGGCAGATATTTTCGATGCAAAAATCATTAAATTAAAAAGTGAACAAGGTCCTGGTATAGGTGCTGCTATTCTTGCAGCATTTGGTGCTGGATGGTCAAACTCACTTCAAGAAATTGCAGATCTCTTTATTCAACCAGCTACAACCTATGAGCCAATTCCAGAAAATGTTGAAAAATATCAAAAGCTTTTTACTTTATATAAAGGTGTTTATCAACAAACGAAAGAATTAAATGAAGGATTAGCGGCGTTTAGAAAATAA
- the araA gene encoding L-arabinose isomerase, with product MLTVKPYEFWFVTGSQDLYGEETIREVEANSRVITEALDRDPSVTYKLVFKSVLKEADSIRRLCLQANTDENCAGIITWMHTFSPAKMWIAGLTALQKPMLHLHTQFNRDIPWDSIDMDFMNTNQSAHGDREFGFMGSRLNVKRKVVVGHWENSDVRSKIGSWMRTSVAFSEGQHLKVARFGDNMRNVAVTEGDKVEAQIKLGWTVDGFGIGDLVQRMNDVTEHEVDQLMVDYEREYDIVPEGLVEGSAVRESIRYQARIELGMKAFLEEGNYTAFTTTFEDLHGMKQLPGLAVQRLMAQGYGFAGEGDWKTAALLRTLKIVADNEDTSFMEDYTYHFEPGNELVLGSHMLEVCPTISATKPKIAVYPLGIGGKEDPARMIFDGKTGAALNASIIDLGHRFRLVVNEVDAVQPEIELPNLPVARVLWSPQPSLSEGTENWIIAGGAHHTVFSYKVTTEQLRDWAELVGIECVLINNDTNKHAFKNELRWNDVIFK from the coding sequence ATGTTAACAGTTAAACCATATGAATTCTGGTTTGTAACAGGAAGTCAAGACTTATACGGAGAGGAAACTATCAGAGAAGTAGAGGCAAATTCAAGAGTTATTACAGAGGCGCTTGATCGTGACCCTTCGGTTACATATAAACTTGTATTTAAATCAGTATTAAAAGAAGCAGATTCAATCCGTAGATTATGTTTACAAGCAAATACAGATGAGAATTGTGCTGGCATTATCACATGGATGCATACATTCTCTCCTGCAAAAATGTGGATCGCTGGACTTACAGCTCTTCAAAAACCAATGCTACATCTTCATACTCAATTTAATCGTGATATCCCTTGGGATAGCATTGATATGGATTTCATGAACACAAACCAATCTGCACATGGTGACCGTGAATTTGGTTTTATGGGCAGCAGACTGAATGTTAAAAGAAAAGTTGTTGTTGGTCATTGGGAAAACAGTGATGTAAGAAGCAAAATCGGTAGCTGGATGCGCACTTCTGTTGCATTTTCTGAAGGTCAACACCTAAAAGTTGCACGCTTCGGGGATAACATGCGCAATGTGGCTGTAACTGAAGGCGATAAAGTTGAAGCACAAATTAAACTTGGCTGGACAGTTGATGGCTTTGGGATCGGTGATCTAGTTCAACGAATGAATGATGTAACGGAACATGAAGTAGATCAGCTAATGGTAGATTATGAAAGAGAATACGACATTGTACCTGAAGGATTGGTTGAAGGATCTGCTGTTCGTGAATCCATTCGTTACCAAGCAAGAATTGAGTTAGGAATGAAAGCATTTTTAGAGGAAGGAAATTATACAGCATTCACAACTACCTTTGAAGACTTGCATGGTATGAAGCAATTACCAGGACTTGCTGTTCAACGCTTAATGGCACAAGGATATGGATTTGCCGGAGAAGGCGACTGGAAAACAGCTGCATTGCTTCGTACATTGAAAATCGTTGCAGATAATGAAGACACGTCATTCATGGAAGATTACACATATCACTTTGAACCAGGTAATGAGCTTGTATTAGGTTCACATATGCTTGAAGTTTGTCCAACCATTTCAGCTACAAAACCGAAAATTGCCGTATATCCATTAGGAATTGGTGGGAAAGAAGACCCAGCTCGCATGATCTTTGATGGGAAAACTGGTGCAGCATTAAACGCATCAATTATTGATTTAGGACATCGTTTCCGTCTAGTTGTCAATGAAGTTGATGCTGTGCAACCTGAAATTGAATTGCCAAACCTACCAGTTGCAAGAGTCCTTTGGTCTCCACAACCATCACTAAGTGAAGGTACTGAGAATTGGATTATCGCTGGTGGTGCACACCATACTGTATTCTCTTATAAAGTAACAACGGAACAATTAAGAGATTGGGCTGAACTTGTTGGAATTGAATGTGTACTAATAAATAATGATACAAATAAACATGCATTTAAAAATGAATTACGCTGGAACGATGTTATTTTTAAATAA